A stretch of the Mesorhizobium sp. Pch-S genome encodes the following:
- a CDS encoding MFS transporter codes for MIAQSRPFGQRYAFVVVAVIFLSLLIAAGLRSAPSVMMLPLENDFGWRRDVVSLAAAIGIFLYGMTGPFAAALMERIGLRKTVIGSLVVMSASTGLSLFMTQSWQLIATWGVFSGVGSGAVATVLGATIVNRWFKTNRGLIMGLMSASSATGLLIFLPFLAWLAQSGGWKPVALVIAIATAALVPLVWLLVPERPASIGQVRFGAEPDDVPPTPPAAAGNFISHTLGTLREAARTRVFWYLFATFFICGFTTNGLVGTHLIAFCADNGINEIQAAGLLSLMGIFDLIGTTLSGWLTDRFDPRKLLGVYYAIRGLSLIYLPYSGFSATALIVFAVFYGLDWIATVPPTLRLSNEAFGDARGPLVFGWIVAGHQVGAATAAFFGGAMREFQGNYELAFIIAGMTGIIAACLSLLINTNRPMLEPKGQPA; via the coding sequence ATGATAGCCCAGTCCCGCCCGTTTGGCCAGCGCTACGCCTTCGTCGTCGTTGCGGTCATCTTTCTCTCCCTGCTCATCGCCGCAGGCCTACGTTCCGCGCCCTCCGTGATGATGCTGCCCCTGGAGAATGATTTCGGCTGGCGCCGCGACGTGGTGTCGCTGGCGGCCGCGATCGGCATTTTCCTCTATGGCATGACCGGTCCTTTCGCCGCCGCGCTGATGGAACGCATCGGCCTGCGCAAGACGGTGATCGGTTCGCTGGTGGTGATGTCTGCATCCACCGGGCTTTCGCTGTTCATGACGCAGTCCTGGCAGCTCATCGCCACATGGGGCGTGTTCTCGGGTGTCGGTTCCGGTGCCGTGGCCACCGTGCTCGGCGCCACTATCGTCAACCGCTGGTTCAAGACCAATCGCGGCCTGATCATGGGCCTGATGTCGGCGTCCAGCGCCACCGGCCTGCTGATCTTCCTGCCGTTCCTAGCATGGCTCGCGCAGTCGGGCGGCTGGAAACCGGTGGCGCTCGTCATTGCCATCGCCACGGCAGCGCTCGTGCCGCTGGTCTGGCTACTGGTGCCGGAACGTCCGGCGTCGATCGGTCAGGTACGCTTCGGCGCTGAACCGGACGATGTGCCGCCGACGCCGCCGGCCGCAGCTGGCAACTTCATCTCCCACACGCTGGGCACATTGCGTGAGGCCGCCAGAACACGGGTGTTCTGGTACCTTTTCGCCACCTTCTTCATCTGCGGCTTCACCACCAACGGCCTGGTCGGCACGCATCTGATCGCCTTCTGTGCCGACAATGGCATCAACGAGATCCAGGCTGCCGGCCTGCTTTCGCTGATGGGCATCTTCGACCTCATCGGCACAACGCTCTCGGGCTGGCTGACCGACCGTTTCGATCCCCGCAAGCTGCTCGGCGTCTACTATGCCATCCGCGGCCTGTCGCTGATCTATCTGCCCTATTCCGGCTTCTCGGCGACCGCGCTGATCGTCTTCGCGGTGTTCTACGGCCTGGACTGGATCGCCACCGTACCGCCGACGCTGCGCCTGTCGAACGAGGCCTTCGGCGATGCCAGGGGACCGCTGGTGTTCGGCTGGATCGTTGCCGGCCATCAGGTCGGAGCGGCCACGGCCGCCTTCTTCGGCGGCGCGATGCGCGAGTTCCAGGGCAATTACGAGCTCGCTTTCATCATTGCGGGCATGACCGGCATCATCGCCGCCTGCCTGTCGTTGCTGATCAACACCAACCGGCCGATGCTGGAACCAAAAGGGCAGCCTGCCTGA
- a CDS encoding alkaline phosphatase, protein MSKPPSISRRAFLASTGAAGLVGLSGLAMPYYSRANTRPVFTHGVQSGDIDAVSGMIWTRADRPSRVQFEVSTTESFANAERLAPLNALPDSDYAVKRLLTDLASDQDIFYRMTLADLNDVNAVSEPIIGRFRTAPTSRRSVRFAWSGDTAGQGWGIDEVGMKTYASIARHTPDFFLHSGDTIYADGAMKDEVDLKDGTKWKNVVLIDEKRKVAETLDEYRGQWKYNLLDKNLLAMNAALPTFFQWDDHEVVNNWSSSKDLTADDRYKEKSIAVLAARAGRAFHEMTPIRFTPAEPGRVYRKIAYGPLVDVFFLDMRSYRGANGPNLQAELTADARMLGEQQTRWLKRELANSKATWKVIAADMPIGLVVWDDAANKKGSEAIANGDNGPAKGRELEFADLLRFIKNAGITNTVWLTADVHYTAAHHYSPDRAQFQDFEPFWEFVSGPIHSGTFGPNDLDMTFGPEVKYVKAPSAEQGQNLPPSAGFQFFGLVDIDGSTEQLTVRLMDRDDNELYKTTLDPVRAA, encoded by the coding sequence ATGAGCAAGCCACCCAGCATCAGCCGCCGCGCCTTCCTCGCTTCGACAGGAGCAGCCGGCCTGGTCGGATTGTCCGGTCTGGCCATGCCCTATTATTCGCGCGCGAATACGCGTCCGGTGTTCACCCATGGTGTCCAGTCGGGAGACATCGATGCCGTCTCCGGCATGATCTGGACTCGTGCCGATCGGCCGTCCCGGGTGCAGTTCGAGGTGTCGACCACAGAGAGCTTCGCCAACGCCGAACGCCTGGCGCCGCTCAACGCGCTGCCGGACAGCGACTATGCGGTGAAGCGCCTGCTCACCGACCTGGCGTCGGACCAGGACATCTTCTATCGCATGACGCTCGCCGACCTGAACGACGTCAATGCCGTATCCGAGCCGATCATCGGCCGTTTCCGCACCGCGCCGACCTCGCGTCGTTCTGTACGCTTCGCATGGTCGGGCGATACCGCCGGCCAGGGCTGGGGCATCGATGAGGTCGGCATGAAGACCTATGCCTCGATCGCCAGGCACACGCCGGACTTCTTCCTGCATTCGGGCGACACGATCTATGCCGACGGCGCCATGAAGGATGAAGTCGATCTGAAGGACGGCACGAAGTGGAAGAACGTCGTGCTTATCGACGAGAAGCGCAAGGTCGCCGAGACGCTCGATGAATATCGCGGGCAGTGGAAATACAACCTGCTCGACAAGAACCTGCTTGCCATGAACGCGGCGCTGCCCACCTTCTTTCAGTGGGACGACCATGAAGTGGTCAACAACTGGTCGAGCTCGAAGGATCTGACCGCCGACGACCGCTACAAGGAAAAATCGATCGCCGTGCTGGCGGCGCGTGCTGGTCGCGCCTTCCATGAGATGACGCCGATCCGCTTCACGCCGGCCGAACCCGGCCGCGTCTATCGCAAGATCGCCTATGGTCCGCTGGTCGACGTCTTCTTCCTCGACATGCGCTCCTACCGTGGCGCCAACGGTCCCAACCTGCAGGCCGAACTCACTGCGGATGCACGCATGCTGGGCGAGCAGCAGACCCGCTGGCTGAAGCGCGAGCTCGCCAATTCCAAGGCCACCTGGAAGGTGATCGCCGCCGACATGCCGATCGGCCTGGTGGTGTGGGACGATGCCGCCAACAAGAAAGGCTCGGAGGCGATCGCCAACGGCGACAACGGCCCGGCCAAGGGGCGTGAGCTGGAATTCGCCGACCTGCTGCGCTTCATCAAGAACGCAGGCATCACCAACACGGTCTGGCTGACGGCGGACGTGCACTATACCGCCGCCCATCACTACAGCCCGGATCGCGCGCAGTTCCAGGATTTCGAGCCGTTCTGGGAATTCGTTTCCGGACCGATCCACTCTGGCACCTTCGGCCCCAACGACCTCGACATGACTTTCGGCCCCGAGGTGAAGTATGTGAAGGCGCCGAGCGCCGAACAGGGGCAGAATCTGCCGCCTTCGGCCGGCTTCCAGTTTTTCGGTCTTGTCGATATCGACGGCAGCACCGAACAGCTGACGGTCAGGCTGATGGATCGCGACGACAACGAGCTCTACAAGACGACGCTCGATCCGGTTCGGGCTGCGTAA